One Cupriavidus necator N-1 DNA window includes the following coding sequences:
- the dmpE gene encoding 2-oxopent-4-enoate hydratase: MKPEQILDIAAGLHHALSAREAIAPLTDSYPDLSIDDAYGIQLAMVQHRLDAGERVIGKKIGVTSRVVMDMLNVRQPDFGHLLSGMVYGDGAAIAADTLIAPKAEGEIAFVLKEDLQGPGVTNADVLRATAYVLPCFEIVDSRIRDWKIRIQDTVADNASSGVFVLGDAAVDPRGLDLSTVGMTLEKNGEIVATGAGAAALGHPVNAVAWLANTLGRLGMGLKKGEVILSGSLAAMVPVKAGDQLRISLGGIGSAGVRFI, encoded by the coding sequence ATGAAACCAGAACAAATTCTCGATATCGCTGCTGGCCTTCACCACGCGCTGTCTGCGCGCGAGGCCATTGCACCCCTGACCGACAGCTATCCGGATCTGTCCATTGACGACGCCTACGGCATCCAGCTCGCCATGGTGCAGCATCGGCTGGACGCCGGCGAGCGAGTCATCGGCAAGAAGATCGGCGTGACCAGCCGCGTGGTAATGGACATGCTCAATGTGCGCCAGCCGGATTTCGGGCACCTGCTGTCCGGCATGGTCTACGGCGATGGCGCCGCCATTGCCGCCGACACGCTTATCGCGCCGAAGGCGGAGGGCGAGATTGCCTTCGTGCTCAAGGAAGACCTGCAAGGCCCGGGCGTCACCAATGCCGATGTGCTGCGCGCCACCGCCTACGTGCTGCCGTGCTTCGAGATCGTCGACTCGCGCATCCGCGACTGGAAAATCCGCATCCAGGACACGGTGGCTGACAACGCATCATCCGGGGTATTCGTGCTTGGCGACGCCGCCGTGGATCCGCGTGGGCTCGATCTCAGCACGGTCGGAATGACACTGGAGAAGAACGGAGAGATCGTCGCCACCGGCGCTGGTGCCGCCGCGCTCGGCCATCCGGTTAACGCTGTAGCGTGGCTGGCTAATACGCTGGGCCGCCTCGGCATGGGCCTGAAGAAGGGCGAGGTGATCCTGTCCGGCTCGCTGGCCGCGATGGTGCCGGTCAAGGCCGGCGACCAGCTTCGCATTAGCCTGGGCGGCATCGGCTCGGCCGGTGTGCGTTTCATCTGA